One Deinococcus misasensis DSM 22328 DNA segment encodes these proteins:
- the argB gene encoding acetylglutamate kinase: MFVIKYGGNAMKSLELRRAITQEISHLRAQHQVVIVHGGGPVIEQNLKARNIPSEFKRGLRVTTPEVMDVTEQALTRLSKELAQDLGQAIGLSGRDMQLLLGDTVAEDLGRVGLIHTVNTDLLRQLLSIGITPVIACVGTDQNGEPLNVNADWAAGAVAGALNAPIIYLTDVDGVYTRYPDPESLAPELTRAQIQQGIQEGWIAGGMIPKVEAALHSLEKGAPSATITSGMRSGVLEQAVAGQSGTRIVP, translated from the coding sequence ATGTTTGTCATCAAATACGGCGGCAACGCCATGAAATCTCTGGAACTCCGCAGGGCCATCACGCAAGAAATCAGCCACCTCCGGGCACAGCATCAGGTGGTGATTGTGCACGGTGGAGGCCCCGTCATCGAACAGAACCTCAAAGCCCGCAACATCCCCAGCGAATTCAAACGGGGCCTCCGGGTCACCACCCCAGAGGTGATGGATGTCACCGAACAGGCGCTCACCCGACTGTCCAAAGAACTGGCACAGGACCTCGGGCAAGCCATCGGCTTGAGTGGCCGTGACATGCAACTGCTGCTTGGAGACACCGTCGCAGAGGACCTCGGGCGGGTGGGCCTGATTCACACCGTCAACACCGACCTGTTGCGCCAACTGCTCAGCATCGGAATCACCCCTGTGATCGCCTGCGTGGGCACCGATCAAAACGGTGAACCCCTCAACGTGAATGCAGACTGGGCTGCAGGTGCCGTGGCCGGAGCCCTGAACGCCCCCATCATCTACCTCACCGATGTGGATGGGGTGTACACCCGTTACCCGGACCCAGAGAGCCTCGCGCCAGAGCTCACCCGTGCCCAGATCCAGCAAGGCATTCAGGAAGGCTGGATTGCCGGAGGCATGATCCCCAAAGTGGAAGCTGCACTGCACAGTCTGGAAAAAGGTGCACCCAGTGCCACCATCACCTCTGGAATGCGCTCAGGGGTGCTGGAGCAGGCTGTGGCAGGCCAGAGCGGGACGAGGATTGTTCCTTGA